The following DNA comes from Carassius carassius chromosome 41, fCarCar2.1, whole genome shotgun sequence.
GGCTAAGCGAGCCTGTCGGGAGTTCAGCCTCCTGGCTGAATGGATATATTCAAGGTTTTTATGATACGTCCAGACCAGGAAGGGCTGAGCTGCACCCTCAAACCAGTGACACCACTCCCCCAATGCCAGCCTGACCACCAAAAACTCCTGATTACCTATGTCATAATTCAGTTCTGGAGGACTCAGGTGGTAGTAGAAGCACAGGGATCCACCTTTCCATCCAGGTGCGAACGCTGTGATATGACCGTGCCTATACTGACATCGGAGGCATAcacctcaacaatgaattgaCATTAATGATCTGGCATAGACAAGACAGGAGCAGAGATAAAATGGGACTTTAATTTATCAAAGGCTTCCTGTGCCCCAGCATTTCATTTGAAAGGTACCTTGGGAGAGGTGAGTGCTGTTAAGGGTGCAGCAATCTGACCAAAGTTTCGGATGAAACGTCGATAAAGGTGGGCAAACCCCAGGAACCGCTACAGAGACTTACGAGAGTCAGGGGTTGGCCACTTGGCAACAGCCCTTACCTTACAGGGGTCTGCTTTGATCTCTCCCGCAGAAATTATGAACCCCAAAAAACAGAACTGACTGGGCATGGAAGACACACTTCTCTGCCTTGACATaaagctggttctccagcagccgcTGTAGAACCTGgtgaacatgctgagtgtgtaccTGCAGAGATGGAGAAGATATCAAGATATCGTCAAGATACACAAAGACAAAGCGATTCACCATGTCTCTGAACACATGGTTAACAAGGGCttggaagacagctggggcattggtCAAACTAAACGGAAGGACCCGGGACTCAAAGTGTCCCGTGGGTGTGTTGAAAGCTGTCTTCCTCTCATCCCCCTCACGTATGCAAATCAGGTGGTAGGCATTCCGGAGGTCAAGTTTggtgaagaccttggctccctgcaaaAGCTCAAAGGCAGACAACATAAGAAGCAAGGGGTACCTGTTCTTTATAGTGATGTCATTCAGGCCTGAATAATCTATACAGGGACGCAGGGAGCCATCCTTCTTCTTGACAAAGAAGAACCTGGTGTCTGCAGGCACTCCTCAAGTGCATATGTGCCTGGCTGTAGGGCAAACAACATGGAACACTGGGACAAGAAGGCCCAGCAGAAGTTGGGGTCTCCATCATAGGGCGGTGGATTATTGCAACAGGCCTCAGGCTCATGGCGAGGAAGAGGATGAACTGGGCGACCCTGCGCAGCTTCTCACTGCAGCTCTTGGATGCGAGTGGTAAGCTCAGCTACCTGGTTAGCCAGGAACTCCACCTCCACCTCTGGGCCTGCTGTGTCCATCTTAGCCAGATAGATCTGTCAGGCTAACAACACAGACACAGATGCAGGATTCAGCAAGAGacccatttatttttttaataagtccAAAAAAGGAACTCCCTCAAAGAGAACAAAAAACCAGCCGGGGAATTAGGAGAAATAGTCCAACAGAAACAATGGGCCACTAAAATGTCCTTGCAATAAACACCCGGCAGAGGGCCCTCAATGGCGCGGCTGCTTGGAATTCAGCGAACGGAGAGGAGAGGAAGAAACGAAGAAACCGGTGTCCGAGTGGGCCGAGAAAACTTCTGTGGGATGCAGGTGCCTGGCCTAGGAACCAGGGGAGgagaaaatagaaaaacaaaacatgggAGGAAACAACAAAAACCTGACAGGGAGCCAACAAAGTCACGACTAGACAGAACATCTGAGCAATGGCTAACTAACAAATAATAATCTGGCATCGTTGGGAACCAAAAAGGGgaataaatagagagagagatgaatgaaCATTAGATTCAGGTCAGCAGAATCAAACAATTAAGAGTAGTGCGGGTGGTAACGAAAGGGGAGGAACGCCACAGAAGAGTGCATGGCgaacaattaaaacaaaacaccatgtgctCACAACATGCAGATAGATACAACAGAAGGACAGGGTGATCATCCCAAAAACATGACAACATCATAATTTAGAAATGCCACATTAATATGAGCGAGGAGTGAGCTGAAGAGTAAAACATCCCACATGTTTATATAACACACATGTTAAACATgtatatttcacacacacacacacacagacacacacacacacacacacacacacacacacacacacacacacacacacacacacacacatacacacacacacacacacacacattaactttGGTAacagaataaggttccattagttaatgttaatgtattaaagggatagttcacccaaaaatgaaaattatgtcattaatgaccctcatgtcgttccaaacccataaaacctccgttcatcttcggaaaacagtttaagatattttagatttagtccaaaagCTTTATGTCCCTCCATTTAAAAcctatgtatggtatactgtccatgtcagtaaacagtatactgtccaaacatcatcaaagtagtccacgtgacatcagagggtccgttagaatttgttgaagcatcgaaaatatattttggtccaaaaatatcaaaatatacgactttattcagcattgtcttctcttccgggtctgttgtgagcgcgttcaagtgtagtgatatccggttcgcgaatgaatcatttgatttaatcggttcttcttgaaccagttcaccaaatcgaactgaatcgtttgaaatagTTTgtgtctccagtaagcattaatccacaaatgacttaaactgtgaacttttttaacgtggctgacacttttttattattcttttttttatggaataaaacagcaacaataaaaacaactaaCTAGGTTAGCTGATGTCAATAGATATCAACTTTGGTTAATACTTTCTCCGACAAACAGATGTTTTGAGACCTATTTTCCAGTTTGGTCAGGTGACATTCAACACATACCTTATTGAAACAAATaatttctgtaaagctgttttgaaacaatATGCATTGTGAAACTTGCTATACAAAAACTGAAATCTAAATTAAAAGCTATGTGATAAACAAGTTAGATCAAAAGGATTCTTAAAatagtaatcaaaaagtagtcagattgtattacctaaaatgtgtaatctaaTAGATTTCTGACTGTAATTTTGAATCAGAAATggattacaatttgtaagtaatctccccatgtatgtatttgtgtttgtattattttattattagttttttaccTGAATATACAACTCCACAATGAACCTTGTTCACATTTCTTCTTTTACCACAACCTTGAGAGCAGAACAAAAGGGACACAGATAAGGATGGGGTTTGTCAGGGATAGGGGTGTCACGACACACGGTACACGGTACACGACACACGACACACGGTATTgacgataaccgtgatattcaaagcaacaattatcgatATCATGTTAAATTACTGTGTGACGATATATCTGTATTAGCAATaactgcaatatttaaaatgaacagttctcttatgataacaccacgttaccattaatatttattcatcatactgttgaacttgacagtattttcttgtTATTTCATACAAGCTTCAAAGAAGACGGAGAAAGCCATAGTCTTGTGCCCTGCGCTTATCAGTATCATTATGTTTGTTGGGTGAAAAAgtaaaactcaataaacaaagtaaaaaatcatttgactgatatctttttccctccaaggtttctatagatatcacgatatacAGATATTaagaattcttatggccacaataactgTGATATGAAGTCTAATACTGTGACAGCCCTGTTCAGGGACTGTTGTTTtaagagaggatgagagagagctACACTGCAGTATTTTATGCCTATATCACTCTGAACCGGTGAATATTGGTACATGTCCATCAAATCAGTACCCCATGAGTGGGCTAGAGACGTCAATGATATTCAGACCCCATGTTTTCATGCTTATACACCAAAATATTCACGAACAAGAGTTAACAGATACTCAAGATTTATTGTTACCTTCAAACTACAATAATTTGACTATTATTTACTGATTCTTCTGAAACAAATGCATGCATTCATTAATTAAATGGGCATGGGGTATGTGAAGGAGTTTTAAAGCGTCTCTGCTGTGGTACAGACTGCAGAGAGAAATGGACTAAATATACATGAAGCTAAAAGGGTGGGTGGAGACGACATTGATGTAGTGCCCGTATTGAGTAACACGTCCTGGCAGAGTGCTgactctgcgtgtgtgtgtgtgtgtgtgagagtgtgtgtgtggtgtcacATGTGACAGGATGCAGTACTGCATCATTTGTAGCACAAATAACATCTGTGTAGTTAAAATTTTGCCTAGTAAGCACGCTGTATTTAACACACTATAAATCATAATATTTACTGAAGctattcatatgtgtgtgtgtgtgttttttgaaaacagcTGCTCTAGTTCTTGCTATATCTCCATGACGACACATGATTTTTCTAAGGGAGGGGGTCGGACTAAACTGCAGCACTTTGAGGTGGGGGTGGGGCGGGGGGTGGAAGGGTGTGATGAAGTTGCTGCTACTACTGCAGAGAGCTGAGCCAATAAAGCATAACTGCTGCAGCACTGGGAACCTGTCCAGAAACTCAAAATTCCTGACTGCAGGGGGAGGAAATGGTGCAGAGGTTGAGAAATAAACATTTAGACAACATGATAAAATTTTTTGGAAATTAATTATCATACCAATAACAATTCAACTTATATTGTACATTTAATACAGACAAAGATTaagaataatttatttacattgaaCTTAGAAACACtgaggaaaatatatataatttactttaaGACTTTGTAAACTCATTTCGGTCAGGATAGAATGACATTAATAACTtgataaatattacaatattttacatttattgggATTCCAAAGTTTGAAACCTTGAGAGCAAATGGTTAATATTTAAGTGAAGCCTGAATATCagaatgttgttgttgttctttttttttaagtaattttcatTGTGTTCTCAGATTCTTGCAcggaaatattttaaatgtccaAGATACAAACAGTGAAACAGTTGGAGCAGTCCTGTTATCACTGTATTAAAGTTTAGGGGTCCAAATAATAAGAGTAATaataatcacagtttccacataataataaataaataaaataagcagcttaactattttaaacattgAAAATTATAATACTTAAGTGctacatgaaaaaaaagtaataaaaaataaaataaaataaaaatccaaactgtttaaaatacaaataaatgttgaaatttctGAAaggaagcaaaaaaataatatatatatatatatatatatatatatatatatgaataatacgTTTacaaaaagattattattattattattattatttttttttttatcaaataaatgctgttttggtgAGCACaacagacttctttcagaaacattacaaaatcttactgGCAAACAACTAATTTGAACAAGGCTTATCCAATTTGAATTTACAGTCAAAActagtaattttataataaaattaacaatgaCAAAATTATGTATCCATGATCAGAAGCTAAATAAGACTACTATTCAAAAACCTGCATGCACTTTACAGAAGTATCTCACCCATCAGATGTGTATATTTGCATCTCTTGTAGCCTGTCCAGTGAACTCCATGGATGTGCTGGTGCCACCACAGATCTACGCTCTCAATGGGACTGATGTCAGAATCCCCTGTGCATTCACCTCATGCTACAAGCTGGACCCCAGCAAATTTGCCATGAACTGGACCTATCAGGAGACAAGCAACAGCACAGAAGAGATGGTGAGAGAAAACAAAGACTAAACATGCAAATACCATGCTAAACTTATTCCTTGAAGTTACATGATTCTCTTGTTTGTTTATCTTTCTCAATCTACCTTCAtccaaaatttcttttttttccaagttCATGACCTATAAGAACAAGATAACACCCTTGAAGTCAAGCCGATTTGGAGATCGAGTCATATTTTCTGGAAACCTGGATAAGAATGACCTGACCATCACTATCTTAGATGTTCAGCTAACGGATGAGGGCATCTACCACTGCTATGTGCGCAACCCTCCAGATCGCATTCAGGGTCACGGCACCATCCAGTTCGTCATCCTGACTGAATGTAAGGCTTCAGCATGGGCTAAGAAGCTGTACAACAAAAGTTGCCTGGTCTTCAAGGTTCTTTCAGTAGAGGCCATGATGAATGGGGTTTCCTTATTGCAGCTGTTGTTAAGTCCAGAATTAGAATTGAGTGCTGCATTGATGACATCTTTTTGTAGGCCAGTACGAGGTTAGCAACACCTAGTTCCCTCAACAAAAACCCAAATTTCCATTGGCTCTGTGAACAACAAACACTTATGGTTCttacatgttgttgttgttttttcacatcATGATAATCTTCGCAAATAAACACAAATTTTCTGAATctgaatcagaaatcagaaagagctgtttgtatgttttgtatgTTTACTGATACAAAGAATTTATTCTGGTAACAGAAGGTTCTATTGCACAGAGACaataacaacaacacacagataataagaaataaagatataagaaaaaaatacacatttttgtgtgagtgtgtgtgtgtttgtgtgtgtgtgtgtgtgtatatatatgtatatatatatatatatatatatatatatatatatatatatatatatatataatttgtatgtaCAGTTGTGGATACAAATCAGACTGTGGATGTGCTAACTAATTTCTAGGTTTTGGACTAGAAAAATACATCACTCTATTAATTTGAAGAAAAAACATAGGTTTTGTATTCAAAGTTCATCACAATGAAACAACCTTAATTTGTTCAGAAAGATGTAAACAGTTGGTACAGTATGACAGTAGTCAACCTGAAAGAGAAAATTAAGAATACTTAACACTAATATCTGCTCTAGCACCCATTCTGGCAACATTGAGAATGAAACCAGTGCTAAGAGGTAGTTTATGCAACAACATTTACAGCTAAAAACgactcggttacatatgtaaccctcacTCCCTGAAGGGGATGACTGATGAATTGGGATCTCACCAGAGAGACCAATCCACCTCAAGTGTAACTAAACGTTAGCATGCGATCATTGACCCGGCAGCTAAGCAGTGGTACAGCAACTGTGGCGACGAGACGTGACGTCTCCATTccatccttcagggaacgagggttacatatgtaaccaagacgttcccttgcAATCGGTCAGTCTCGACGTCATGTCGGTAATGACTGATGAATTAAGATCCCTACCAACACACCAAAGAGGCTGCCCCCTCCAGTGCCCTATGTAGGCCTTCTGATCCTTCCTATAAGGCAGACGATAGGACGCTGCACTACACAGAGAAGGTCGACTACAGTTGTTTCTCGCAACTTGCCAATTTGGAAGCGGACACACTGCGGAGTCACCTCCTCCCAGAGGGGATTAAGTGACATTTACTCGCGTGGAGTAATCCAGAGGGGCCCTAGTGTACATGGAAGTCTCTGAGATGGCTCATGGCTGCATCATATAGAGAACCTTAGGCATGTAGCAGGGCAGGGTCTCAGTATGTGAGAATGTGCCAGAGGAACTAACGGAACCACCGATGTACCCACGGTTGGGCAGCGTGGTGGAACACAGGGGCTCGACTCAAGGCCTGTGATGGCCTGGCCTATGACGGCATAGGGCGAGGTCTGGGTGTGAAGTGTAACACTCACCTGATTCCCCCGTGTGCGGGAGAAAACACAGGGTCCCAGCTTGAGGCTTGTGACAGCCTGGCGTGTGATGACATGAAATGGGGACTTGAATGCTACAGCCCTTACCTGGTTCCATGAATGGGCAAGGAGGGGTGTTCTTGGACAACCCACTGCTGTCCACTGGCGAGATAGGAGGAGACAAGAGATCCTGTGATGCACAGTTCACaatagtgatgcgcgggtcgtctctTAACCCACGGGTAAACCGCGGGGCGGgtaaagaaattggcactttatttgcggggcgggtcattaaaaacaaaattaaaaaatccaTTTATATTGCGTGCAATTTAGTGATAGAAATTtggattctttcaagagattcgttcattttcagtttgttcaccccaatgat
Coding sequences within:
- the LOC132122914 gene encoding sodium channel subunit beta-2-like yields the protein MPMLLHFMKTQWASALKLSCVALMVFLACPVNSMDVLVPPQIYALNGTDVRIPCAFTSCYKLDPSKFAMNWTYQETSNSTEEMFMTYKNKITPLKSSRFGDRVIFSGNLDKNDLTITILDVQLTDEGIYHCYVRNPPDRIQGHGTIQFVILTELPPPRDSTIAVAIGASVGGVLALLILSMVVVKCIRRHKNQELISDEQKMEEEAKPDGEGGTEEATKQS